One genomic window of Citrobacter sp. Marseille-Q6884 includes the following:
- the cysQ gene encoding 3'(2'),5'-bisphosphate nucleotidase CysQ — MLEHVCQLARNAGDAIMQVYDGIKPMEIASKQDDSPVTAADIAAHTVILEGLQALTPDIPVLSEEAPPGWDVRQHWQRYWLVDPLDGTKEFIKRNGEFTVNIALIEKGKPVLGVVYAPVMKVMYSAAEGKAWKEECGVRKQIQVRDARPPLVVISRSHADNELKEYLQQLGEHQTTSIGSSLKFCLVAEGQAQLYPRFGPTNVWDTAAGHAVAAAAGAHVHDWQGKSLDYTPRESFLNPGFRVSIY, encoded by the coding sequence ATGCTAGAACATGTATGCCAGCTTGCACGGAACGCGGGCGATGCCATTATGCAGGTCTACGATGGAATCAAACCGATGGAGATTGCCAGCAAGCAGGACGATTCTCCGGTCACGGCGGCGGATATTGCCGCACACACGGTGATCCTCGAAGGATTACAGGCACTGACGCCCGATATTCCAGTGTTATCAGAAGAGGCGCCTCCGGGCTGGGATGTGCGCCAGCACTGGCAGCGCTACTGGCTGGTAGACCCGCTGGACGGCACCAAAGAATTCATCAAACGTAACGGTGAATTCACCGTGAATATTGCGCTGATCGAAAAAGGAAAGCCGGTGCTGGGCGTGGTTTATGCGCCGGTGATGAAGGTGATGTACAGCGCGGCGGAAGGCAAAGCGTGGAAAGAAGAGTGCGGTGTGCGCAAACAAATTCAGGTGCGCGACGCTCGCCCTCCGCTGGTGGTGATTAGCCGCTCGCACGCTGACAATGAGCTAAAAGAGTATCTGCAGCAGTTGGGCGAACACCAGACCACGTCGATTGGCTCGTCGCTGAAGTTCTGCCTGGTTGCGGAAGGGCAGGCGCAACTGTACCCGCGTTTTGGACCCACCAACGTTTGGGACACCGCTGCAGGCCACGCCGTTGCCGCAGCAGCCGGAGCACACGTTCACGACTGGCAGGGAAAATCCCTGGATTACACCCCGCGTGAATCGTTCCTCAACCCCGGCTTCCGGGTCTCTATTTACTGA
- the cycA gene encoding D-serine/D-alanine/glycine transporter, translating into MVDQVKVVADEEASSEQSLRRNLTNRHIQLIAIGGAIGTGLFMGSGKTISLAGPSIIFVYMIIGFMLFFVMRAMGELLLSNLEYKSFSDFASDLLGPWAGYFTGWTYWFCWVVTGMADVVAITAYAQFWFPGLSDWVASLAVIILLLSLNLATVKMFGEMEFWFAMIKIVAIVGLIVVGLVMVLTQFQSPTGVQASFTHLWNDGGWFPKGLSGFFAGFQIAVFAFVGIELVGTTAAETKDPEKSLPRAINSIPIRIIMFYVFALIVIMSVTPWSSVVPSKSPFVELFVLVGLPAAASLINFVVLTSAASSANSGVFSTSRMLFGLAQEGVAPKAFAKLSKRAVPAKGLTFSCICLLGGVVMLYVNPSVIGAFTMITTVSAILFMFVWTIILCSYLVYRKQRPHLHEKSIYKMPLGKLMCWVCMAFFVFVLVLLTLEEDTRQALIVTPLWFIALGLGWLFIGKKRMAGVR; encoded by the coding sequence ATGGTAGATCAGGTAAAAGTCGTTGCCGACGAAGAGGCATCGTCTGAACAGTCGCTACGGCGCAATCTCACAAACCGACATATTCAACTTATTGCTATTGGTGGTGCTATCGGTACAGGCCTGTTTATGGGCTCCGGGAAAACCATCAGTCTCGCCGGACCGTCGATCATCTTTGTTTATATGATCATCGGTTTTATGCTGTTTTTCGTGATGCGGGCAATGGGAGAATTGCTGCTCTCGAATCTTGAGTACAAATCCTTTAGTGATTTCGCCTCTGACCTGCTCGGGCCGTGGGCCGGGTATTTTACTGGCTGGACTTACTGGTTCTGCTGGGTCGTGACCGGGATGGCGGACGTTGTCGCCATTACGGCTTATGCGCAATTCTGGTTCCCCGGTCTCTCGGATTGGGTCGCTTCACTGGCGGTGATCATTCTGCTGCTGAGCCTCAACCTCGCCACCGTTAAGATGTTCGGTGAGATGGAGTTCTGGTTTGCCATGATCAAAATTGTCGCCATTGTCGGCTTGATTGTTGTCGGCCTGGTGATGGTCCTGACGCAATTCCAGTCGCCAACCGGCGTGCAAGCGTCATTTACGCATCTGTGGAATGACGGTGGTTGGTTCCCGAAAGGCCTGAGCGGCTTCTTTGCGGGCTTCCAGATAGCGGTCTTCGCGTTTGTAGGTATCGAACTGGTCGGGACCACGGCGGCTGAAACCAAAGACCCGGAAAAATCGCTGCCGCGTGCCATTAACTCGATTCCAATTCGTATCATCATGTTCTACGTTTTCGCGCTGATCGTGATTATGTCGGTCACACCGTGGAGTTCGGTTGTGCCGAGTAAGAGTCCTTTCGTTGAACTGTTTGTCCTGGTCGGTCTGCCGGCGGCGGCGAGCCTGATTAACTTTGTGGTGCTGACCTCTGCGGCCTCTTCTGCGAACAGCGGCGTGTTCTCTACCAGCCGTATGCTGTTTGGTCTGGCGCAGGAAGGTGTCGCGCCTAAAGCGTTCGCGAAGCTGTCTAAACGCGCAGTTCCGGCGAAAGGCTTAACGTTCTCCTGTATCTGCCTGCTGGGCGGCGTGGTGATGCTGTACGTTAACCCGAGTGTGATTGGCGCATTCACCATGATCACCACCGTATCTGCGATTCTGTTTATGTTTGTCTGGACCATTATTCTTTGCTCGTACCTGGTGTACCGCAAACAGCGTCCGCATCTGCATGAGAAATCGATCTACAAGATGCCGTTAGGCAAACTGATGTGCTGGGTGTGTATGGCGTTTTTCGTCTTCGTACTGGTACTGCTGACGCTGGAAGAGGATACCCGTCAGGCGCTGATCGTGACGCCGCTGTGGTTCATCGCTCTGGGACTGGGCTGGCTGTTTATCGGTAAGAAACGCATGGCTGGCGTACGCTAA
- a CDS encoding DMT family transporter, translating into MISGVLYALLAGLMWGLIFVGPLIVPEYPAVLQSMGRYLALGLIALPIAWLGRARLRQLTRKDWFTALALTMMGNLIYYVCLASAIQRTGAPVSTMIIGTLPVVIPVFANLLYSQRDGKLSWWRLAPALVLIGIGLLCVNISELNQGLPDFSGWRYGSGIALALISVVCWAWYALRNARWLRENPDKHPMMWATAQALVTLPVSLLGYVAACLWLNGQTPDFALPFGPRPVVFISLMIAIAVLCSWVGALCWNIASQKLPTVILGPLIVFETLAGLLYTFMLRQEMPPMLTLSGIALLVVGVVVAVRAKPEKPRVVAVSPS; encoded by the coding sequence ATGATTAGCGGTGTGTTGTATGCCCTGCTGGCTGGGCTGATGTGGGGATTGATTTTTGTCGGGCCGCTGATCGTGCCAGAATACCCGGCGGTATTGCAGTCGATGGGACGCTACCTGGCACTGGGTCTGATCGCCCTGCCAATCGCCTGGCTGGGTCGTGCGCGTCTGCGTCAGTTGACGCGTAAAGACTGGTTCACTGCGCTGGCGCTGACAATGATGGGCAACCTGATTTATTACGTTTGCCTGGCGAGTGCCATCCAGCGCACCGGCGCCCCTGTCTCAACGATGATCATCGGGACATTACCGGTGGTGATCCCGGTCTTCGCCAACCTGCTGTATAGCCAGCGTGACGGCAAATTATCGTGGTGGCGCTTAGCCCCTGCGCTGGTACTGATCGGCATTGGACTGCTGTGCGTCAATATTTCCGAGCTGAATCAAGGGTTACCCGACTTTAGCGGTTGGCGCTACGGTTCAGGTATTGCGCTGGCGCTGATTTCAGTGGTGTGCTGGGCATGGTATGCGCTGCGTAACGCCCGCTGGCTGCGTGAGAATCCCGATAAACATCCGATGATGTGGGCAACGGCACAGGCGCTGGTGACGCTTCCCGTTTCTCTGCTGGGTTACGTTGCGGCCTGCCTGTGGCTGAACGGGCAAACTCCGGATTTCGCCCTCCCGTTTGGTCCGCGCCCGGTTGTGTTTATTAGCCTGATGATTGCCATCGCGGTATTGTGCTCGTGGGTAGGCGCATTGTGCTGGAATATTGCCAGCCAGAAGTTACCGACGGTGATCCTCGGGCCACTGATTGTGTTTGAAACGCTGGCGGGCCTGCTGTACACCTTTATGCTGCGCCAGGAGATGCCACCGATGCTGACCCTGAGTGGCATCGCTCTGCTGGTTGTCGGCGTGGTAGTCGCGGTCAGGGCGAAGCCGGAAAAACCGCGCGTCGTCGCCGTTTCGCCATCCTAA
- a CDS encoding bifunctional 2',3'-cyclic-nucleotide 2'-phosphodiesterase/3'-nucleotidase: MIKFSATLLATLIAASVNAATVDLRIMETTDLHSNMMDFDYYKDTPTEKFGLVRTASLINAARSEVKNSVLVDNGDLIQGSPLGDYMAAKGLKAGETHPVYKALNTLDYAVGNLGNHEFNYGLEYLQNALAGAKFPYVNANIIDVKTQKPLFTPYLIKETDVVDKEGHKQTLKIGYIGFVPPQIMTWDKANLSGKVTVNDITETARKYVPEMREKGADIVVVVAHSGLSADPYQAMAENSVYYLSEVPGVDAIMFGHAHAVFPGKDFASIKGADIAKGTLNGIPAVMPGMWGDHLGVVDLVLNNDSGKWQVTQAKAEARPIYDAATKKSLAAEDRKIVEILKADHDATREFVSKPIGKSADNMYSYLALVQDDPTVQVVNNAQKAYVEHFIQGDPDLAKLPVLSAAAPFKVGGRKNDPASFVEVEKGQLTFRNAADLYLYPNTLVVVKASGKEVKEWLECSAGQFNQVDIHSSKPQSLINWDGFRTYNFDVIDGVDYQIDVSQPARYDGECQTVNANAERIKNLTFNGKPIDPDATFLVATNNYRAYGGKFAGTGDSHIAFASPDENRSVLAAWIGSQTKSAGEIHPAADNNWRLAPIHSDTKLDIRFETSPSEKAAAFIQQKKQYPMNKVATDDIGFAIYQLDLSK; this comes from the coding sequence ATGATTAAGTTTAGTGCAACGCTTCTGGCCACGCTGATTGCCGCCAGCGTGAATGCCGCGACCGTCGATCTGCGTATAATGGAAACCACTGATTTGCATAGCAATATGATGGATTTCGATTATTACAAAGATACACCGACTGAAAAATTCGGTCTGGTACGTACGGCGAGTTTAATTAACGCCGCCAGAAGTGAAGTCAAAAACAGCGTACTGGTCGATAACGGCGATCTGATTCAGGGCAGCCCGCTCGGGGATTACATGGCAGCCAAAGGCCTTAAGGCTGGCGAAACTCACCCGGTGTATAAAGCGCTCAATACGCTGGATTACGCAGTGGGCAACCTCGGCAACCATGAATTCAACTATGGTCTGGAGTATCTGCAGAACGCGCTCGCTGGCGCAAAATTCCCCTACGTTAACGCCAATATCATCGACGTTAAGACCCAAAAACCGCTGTTTACGCCTTACTTGATTAAAGAGACTGACGTTGTCGATAAAGAAGGTCACAAACAGACGTTGAAGATTGGCTATATCGGCTTTGTTCCGCCGCAGATCATGACCTGGGATAAGGCCAATCTCAGCGGCAAAGTCACGGTGAATGACATTACCGAAACCGCACGGAAATATGTCCCGGAGATGCGTGAAAAAGGCGCCGATATTGTGGTCGTGGTCGCCCACTCCGGTCTGTCTGCCGACCCATACCAGGCGATGGCAGAAAATTCCGTTTATTACCTCAGCGAAGTTCCCGGCGTTGACGCGATTATGTTTGGTCATGCTCATGCTGTCTTCCCGGGTAAAGACTTTGCCAGTATCAAAGGCGCAGACATTGCTAAGGGTACGCTGAATGGTATTCCTGCCGTCATGCCGGGCATGTGGGGCGATCATCTCGGCGTGGTGGATCTGGTGCTGAATAACGACAGCGGCAAATGGCAGGTCACGCAGGCAAAAGCCGAAGCACGCCCGATTTATGACGCTGCGACTAAAAAATCACTGGCTGCTGAGGATCGTAAGATTGTGGAGATCCTGAAAGCCGATCACGATGCCACGCGCGAGTTTGTCAGCAAGCCCATTGGTAAATCAGCCGACAACATGTACAGCTATCTGGCGCTGGTTCAGGACGACCCAACCGTGCAGGTGGTGAATAACGCGCAGAAAGCGTATGTGGAACACTTTATTCAGGGCGATCCAGACCTGGCAAAACTGCCGGTGCTTTCCGCCGCCGCGCCGTTTAAGGTTGGCGGACGCAAGAACGATCCGGCAAGTTTTGTTGAAGTCGAAAAAGGCCAGTTAACCTTCCGCAATGCCGCCGATTTGTACCTCTACCCCAATACGCTGGTGGTGGTGAAAGCGAGCGGTAAAGAGGTTAAAGAGTGGCTGGAATGTTCCGCCGGGCAGTTTAATCAGGTTGATATTCACAGCAGCAAACCGCAGTCGTTAATTAACTGGGACGGTTTCCGTACCTATAACTTCGACGTGATTGATGGCGTGGATTACCAGATTGATGTTTCGCAGCCAGCCCGCTACGACGGCGAGTGCCAGACGGTAAACGCCAACGCAGAGCGTATTAAAAATCTGACCTTTAACGGTAAACCTATCGATCCTGACGCGACCTTCCTGGTCGCAACCAACAACTACCGTGCCTACGGTGGTAAGTTTGCGGGCACCGGCGACAGCCACATCGCCTTTGCCTCGCCGGATGAAAACCGCTCAGTGCTGGCGGCATGGATAGGCTCCCAGACGAAGAGCGCAGGCGAAATTCACCCGGCGGCGGATAATAACTGGCGTCTGGCGCCGATTCACAGCGATACGAAGCTGGATATCCGCTTTGAAACCTCACCCTCTGAGAAGGCTGCCGCGTTTATTCAGCAGAAGAAACAGTATCCGATGAACAAGGTCGCGACCGATGATATCGGCTTTGCGATTTATCAGTTGGATTTGAGCAAGTAA
- a CDS encoding SDR family oxidoreductase: MIAITGATGQLGQHVIETLLHTVPASQIVAIVRNPGKATALSQQGITVRQADYTDEAAFTHALQGIDKLLLISSSEVGQRTPQHRNVINAAKAANVKFIAYTSLLHADRSPLGLHVEHVETEKLLADSGLPYALLRNGWYTENYLASAPAALEHGVFIGAAGAGKIASATRADYAAAAARVISEEGHAGKIYELAGDEGWTLSQLAAELTKQSGKEVVYQNLSEADFAAALKGFGLPDGLADMLADSDIGASKGGLFDDSQTLSKLIGRPTTSLADSVNAIV; this comes from the coding sequence ATGATTGCCATTACCGGTGCCACTGGCCAACTCGGCCAACACGTCATTGAAACCCTGTTGCACACCGTTCCTGCCAGCCAGATTGTGGCGATTGTGCGTAACCCAGGCAAAGCAACAGCGCTCAGTCAGCAGGGCATTACCGTTCGTCAGGCGGATTACACTGATGAAGCCGCCTTCACGCACGCATTGCAGGGGATCGACAAACTGCTGCTGATCTCCTCCAGCGAAGTCGGGCAACGTACCCCGCAGCATCGCAACGTGATTAACGCGGCGAAGGCAGCCAACGTGAAATTTATTGCTTACACCAGCCTGCTGCATGCCGACCGCTCCCCGCTGGGGTTGCATGTCGAGCACGTTGAAACTGAAAAACTGCTCGCCGACTCAGGGCTCCCCTATGCACTGCTGCGCAACGGCTGGTATACCGAAAACTATCTGGCCAGCGCACCTGCCGCACTGGAGCACGGCGTCTTTATCGGCGCTGCCGGTGCGGGAAAAATCGCCTCAGCGACCCGTGCCGATTATGCTGCCGCTGCCGCACGCGTCATCAGCGAAGAAGGCCACGCCGGGAAAATCTACGAACTGGCGGGTGACGAAGGCTGGACATTAAGCCAACTGGCTGCCGAACTGACAAAACAGAGTGGCAAAGAGGTGGTGTATCAAAACCTGAGCGAAGCAGATTTTGCCGCAGCCCTGAAAGGTTTTGGTCTGCCTGATGGGCTGGCGGATATGCTGGCTGATTCCGATATCGGCGCCTCAAAAGGGGGGTTGTTCGACGACAGCCAAACGCTGAGCAAACTGATCGGTCGCCCGACAACCTCACTGGCAGACAGCGTCAACGCGATCGTCTAA
- a CDS encoding AraC family transcriptional regulator, producing MQGVPEQFIDDKDSARFRHLAQVPGVELYHAHISRYAFEPHTHEAFGIGAIEAGAERFRYRGTQYVAPAHSVVTMNPDELHTGEAETADGWRYRMIYLEPDLLEEVTGIRHWWFHDVTRHDPQRSRQICSLIHGLWNAEDPLAQKGLLLDLIDTFQPLARHAPVSPEGAHRFTRVREYLHDNYMHPVTLDELARVASLSPWHFQRQFKSHFHVTPHQMLMAIRLWRAKGFLTHGMAAADVAAATGLTDQSHLTRAFTHRYGITPVRYQKQVFPR from the coding sequence GTGCAAGGTGTACCTGAACAGTTCATTGATGATAAAGACAGTGCCCGCTTTCGCCACCTGGCGCAGGTGCCCGGCGTTGAGCTTTATCATGCGCATATCTCACGTTACGCCTTTGAGCCTCACACGCACGAAGCCTTTGGTATCGGCGCGATTGAAGCTGGTGCCGAACGCTTTCGCTACCGCGGTACGCAGTACGTGGCCCCGGCCCACTCCGTCGTCACCATGAATCCCGATGAGCTGCATACCGGCGAAGCGGAAACCGCCGACGGCTGGCGCTACCGGATGATCTACCTTGAACCCGACCTTCTGGAAGAGGTTACCGGGATCCGCCACTGGTGGTTTCATGATGTCACCCGCCACGACCCGCAGCGTTCACGCCAGATCTGTTCGTTGATCCATGGTCTGTGGAATGCCGAAGATCCCCTGGCACAAAAAGGCTTATTGCTCGATCTGATCGACACATTCCAGCCGCTGGCTCGCCATGCGCCCGTATCGCCAGAAGGCGCGCACCGCTTTACACGAGTGCGTGAATATCTGCACGACAACTATATGCACCCGGTGACGCTCGATGAGTTGGCCCGCGTTGCGTCGCTGAGTCCCTGGCATTTTCAGCGCCAGTTCAAATCGCATTTTCATGTCACGCCGCACCAGATGCTGATGGCCATCCGCCTGTGGCGCGCCAAAGGCTTCCTCACTCACGGTATGGCCGCCGCAGACGTTGCCGCGGCAACGGGCCTCACCGATCAGTCACACCTTACCCGCGCATTTACTCATCGCTACGGCATTACCCCCGTGCGCTATCAAAAACAGGTTTTTCCGCGCTAA
- a CDS encoding YtfJ family protein, which produces MTLRKLLALTCLLLPMIASAHKFETNQRVPPVGIADRGELILDNDKFSYKSWNSAQLPGKVRIVQHIAGRTSAKEKNATLIEAIKAANLPHDQYQTTTIVNTDDAIPGSGMFVRSSLESNKKLYPWSQFIVDSDGIARKTWQLDEESSAIVVLDKEGRIQWAKDGALTQEEVQQVIALLHKLLSK; this is translated from the coding sequence ATGACCCTACGAAAACTGCTGGCGCTGACGTGCCTGCTGCTGCCGATGATTGCCTCCGCACATAAGTTTGAGACTAACCAGCGCGTACCGCCGGTGGGGATCGCCGATCGCGGCGAACTGATTCTCGATAACGATAAGTTTAGCTACAAAAGCTGGAATAGCGCGCAGTTGCCAGGGAAAGTACGCATTGTGCAACACATTGCCGGACGCACCTCCGCCAAGGAGAAAAATGCGACGCTGATTGAGGCCATCAAAGCGGCAAATCTGCCACACGATCAATACCAGACCACCACCATCGTCAACACGGATGATGCCATTCCGGGTTCAGGTATGTTCGTACGCAGCAGCCTGGAGAGTAATAAGAAGCTCTACCCCTGGTCACAATTTATTGTCGATAGTGACGGCATCGCGCGTAAAACGTGGCAACTGGACGAAGAGAGTTCAGCAATCGTCGTTCTTGATAAAGAAGGGCGTATCCAGTGGGCAAAAGATGGTGCTTTAACTCAGGAAGAGGTGCAGCAGGTTATCGCCCTGCTGCATAAATTGCTCAGTAAATAG
- a CDS encoding DUF1107 domain-containing protein → MKIFQRYNPLQVAKYVKILFRGRLYIKDVGAFEFDKGKILIPKVKDKLHFSVMSEVNRQVLRLQTEMA, encoded by the coding sequence ATGAAAATTTTCCAACGATACAACCCGCTGCAGGTGGCGAAGTACGTGAAGATCCTGTTTCGTGGACGGTTATATATCAAGGACGTAGGCGCTTTTGAATTTGATAAGGGTAAGATTCTTATCCCAAAAGTGAAGGACAAACTGCATTTTTCTGTTATGTCCGAAGTTAACCGTCAGGTCTTGCGTCTGCAAACTGAGATGGCTTGA
- a CDS encoding methyl-accepting chemotaxis protein, which produces MFKRIKVITLLITVLLALGAMQFISAGVFIGALNNDKQNFTVSQLSSQNVAEFTDAWISLNQARVTLNRGMLRLQGTMASDINGGQLKELVSTANRLLAEAKVHYDTYYALPETPGLDEHLADRLEEQYGIYSTTLAKMNALLAQGKLEEMFKQNAEQKQTAMQDVYQEWRAAQSALASAGVQDNEHDYQKIIWLLSAVMLAVVTLIIASWIAVQRVLLKPLHDVMTHIRHIAAGDLTHRINAEGSNEMALLARNVRDMQQALANTVSVVRDGADTIYTGAGEIAAGSNDLSSRTEQQAASLEETAASMEQLTATVKQNAENARQATSLAKNASQTAKKGGAVVDSVVRTMDEIATSSSKIAQITNVIDGIAFQTNILALNAAVEAARAGEQGRGFAVVAGEVRTLAQRSAQAAKEIKALIDDSGHRVNAGATLVHEAGETMSEIVSAVTRVTDIMGEIASASDEQSRGIEQVGQAVAEMDRVTQQNASLVEESASAAAALEEQAARLNQTVAVFNVARRMVA; this is translated from the coding sequence ATGTTCAAACGAATCAAAGTGATAACCTTACTTATCACCGTGTTACTCGCCCTGGGCGCAATGCAGTTTATCTCTGCGGGCGTCTTTATTGGCGCGCTCAATAACGATAAGCAAAACTTTACCGTGTCTCAGCTTTCCAGCCAGAACGTGGCTGAGTTTACCGATGCGTGGATTAGCCTGAACCAGGCTCGCGTCACTCTCAACCGGGGAATGCTGCGCTTGCAGGGGACAATGGCGAGTGACATTAACGGGGGTCAGTTGAAAGAACTGGTAAGCACGGCTAACCGCCTGCTGGCCGAGGCAAAAGTGCATTACGATACATACTACGCACTGCCGGAAACGCCGGGTCTGGATGAACATCTGGCGGATCGGCTTGAAGAGCAGTATGGCATCTACTCGACGACGCTCGCAAAAATGAATGCGTTACTGGCGCAAGGCAAGCTGGAGGAGATGTTCAAACAGAATGCCGAGCAAAAGCAGACGGCGATGCAGGATGTTTATCAGGAATGGCGAGCTGCGCAATCTGCACTGGCCAGTGCGGGCGTGCAGGATAACGAGCATGACTATCAGAAGATCATCTGGTTGTTGTCTGCGGTGATGCTGGCGGTGGTAACCCTCATCATCGCCAGTTGGATAGCCGTGCAGCGCGTATTGCTGAAGCCACTCCATGACGTGATGACGCATATTCGTCACATCGCGGCCGGTGATTTGACCCACCGCATCAACGCGGAGGGCAGCAATGAAATGGCGCTGCTGGCGCGTAATGTCCGCGACATGCAGCAGGCACTGGCGAACACGGTGAGCGTGGTACGTGATGGCGCAGATACCATCTACACCGGCGCAGGGGAAATTGCTGCAGGCAGTAACGATCTCTCATCGCGTACTGAACAGCAGGCCGCCTCGCTGGAAGAGACCGCCGCCAGTATGGAGCAGCTCACCGCGACCGTGAAGCAGAATGCGGAGAATGCGCGGCAGGCGACCAGTTTGGCAAAAAACGCCTCGCAAACGGCGAAAAAAGGCGGTGCAGTCGTTGATAGTGTGGTGCGTACTATGGATGAAATCGCCACCAGTTCCAGCAAAATTGCGCAAATTACCAACGTTATCGACGGCATTGCCTTCCAGACCAATATTCTGGCGCTGAACGCCGCGGTAGAAGCGGCGCGAGCCGGCGAACAGGGGCGTGGGTTTGCGGTTGTTGCCGGTGAAGTGCGTACGCTGGCACAGCGTAGCGCCCAGGCGGCGAAAGAGATTAAGGCGTTGATTGATGATTCCGGTCACCGGGTCAATGCTGGTGCTACGTTGGTGCATGAAGCCGGTGAAACGATGTCGGAAATCGTCAGTGCCGTTACCCGAGTGACCGATATTATGGGCGAAATCGCGTCGGCGTCTGATGAGCAAAGTCGGGGCATTGAGCAGGTCGGTCAGGCGGTGGCTGAAATGGATCGCGTCACGCAGCAAAATGCCTCGCTGGTGGAAGAATCTGCGTCTGCCGCCGCCGCGCTTGAAGAGCAGGCCGCGCGGCTGAACCAGACCGTGGCGGTGTTTAACGTCGCGCGCCGAATGGTGGCGTAA
- the ytfE gene encoding iron-sulfur cluster repair protein YtfE — protein MSYRDQPLGELALSIPRASALFRKYDMDYCCGGKQTLARAAARKELDVDAIEAELAKLAEQPLEKDWRSVALAEIIDHIIVRFHDRHREQLPELILQATKVERVHADKPNVPRGLAKNLTMLHEELSSHMMKEEQILFPMIKQGMGSQAMGPISVMESEHDDAGELVEVIKHITHNVTPPPEACTTWKAMYNGINEMIDDLMEHISLENNVLFPRALAGE, from the coding sequence ATGTCTTATCGCGATCAACCTTTAGGTGAACTGGCGCTCTCTATTCCTCGCGCTTCCGCATTGTTTCGTAAGTACGATATGGATTACTGCTGCGGCGGTAAGCAAACCCTGGCGCGCGCTGCTGCACGTAAAGAGCTGGATGTTGATGCGATCGAAGCAGAGCTGGCAAAACTGGCGGAACAACCGCTTGAAAAAGACTGGCGTAGCGTAGCGTTGGCAGAAATTATCGATCATATCATCGTGCGTTTTCATGACCGCCACCGCGAGCAATTGCCGGAACTGATCCTGCAAGCCACCAAAGTTGAACGCGTTCACGCTGACAAGCCGAATGTACCGCGTGGCCTGGCGAAAAACCTGACCATGCTGCATGAAGAGCTGTCCAGCCACATGATGAAAGAAGAACAGATCCTGTTCCCGATGATTAAACAAGGAATGGGCAGCCAGGCGATGGGGCCAATCAGCGTGATGGAAAGCGAGCATGACGATGCGGGTGAGCTGGTCGAAGTGATCAAGCACATCACCCACAATGTCACGCCGCCGCCAGAAGCCTGCACCACCTGGAAAGCCATGTATAACGGCATTAACGAGATGATCGATGACCTGATGGAACACATCAGTCTGGAAAACAATGTGCTGTTCCCGCGAGCACTCGCTGGGGAATAA
- a CDS encoding winged helix-turn-helix transcriptional regulator produces the protein MTASTLSEQLREGNLFAEQCPSREVLKHVTSRWGVLILVALRDGTHRFSDLRRKMGGVSEKMLAQSLQALEQDGFINRVSYPVVPPHVEYSLTPLGEQVSEKVAALADWIELNLPQVMAQREERAA, from the coding sequence ATGACCGCATCGACGCTTTCTGAACAGTTACGCGAGGGCAATTTATTTGCCGAGCAGTGTCCCTCACGCGAGGTGTTAAAGCACGTCACCAGCCGTTGGGGCGTGTTGATTCTGGTGGCGCTGCGCGACGGGACGCACCGGTTCAGCGATTTACGCCGCAAGATGGGGGGAGTCAGTGAAAAGATGCTGGCGCAATCCTTACAGGCGCTGGAGCAGGACGGGTTTATCAACCGGGTGTCATATCCGGTCGTACCGCCGCACGTAGAGTACAGCCTGACGCCGTTAGGTGAGCAGGTCAGCGAGAAAGTCGCCGCGCTGGCAGACTGGATCGAGCTGAATTTGCCGCAGGTGATGGCACAACGGGAAGAACGTGCAGCCTGA